Below is a genomic region from Gemmobacter sp. 24YEA27.
GGTGCTCTGGGCAATGGCTGATCAGGGGCGGACGGGGCAGACAACGGACCGGCTGGAGATCTGGCTGGCAGGCACGGTGATCTTCCTGCTGTTTGCGCCGCGGGCCTTTGGGGTGCTGGATTACCTGCGCCGGGTGGGCGTGGCGAAGGGGCGGCGGCTTGGCTTCGTGAAGCTCTTGCTGATCGAGACGGTGGTGGCGGTGCTGTCGGCACCGGTGATGATGCTGCATCATGCAAAGATCATCTTCCGGGCGCTGACCGGGGCCGATACCGGCTGGCCGCAGCATATGTCGGGGCGGATCCCCCTGAAGGCGCTGCTGAAGTTCCATGCCGGCGAGACCGGGCTTGGGGTGCTGCTGAGCGGGATGATCGCGCTTGGCATCCTGAGCGTCTGGTTCCTGCCGGTGGCGGCCGGGCTTTTGCTGGCGGTGCCGGTTTCGGCCTGGGTCTCGGAACCGGCGGGGGACCTGGCAGTGGTGCCGCTCGTGCCGGAGCGCTGAGGCTTGCAGCCTGAAGGGGAATTCAGGCTGAGGCAGAGCTGTTTCTGAGGCAAAGCAAAAGGGCGACCCGACCGGGTCGCCCTTTTGCTTTATGGCGGGCCGGGAAGGGGGCTCTGCCCCCGTCTGCGCCTGTGGCGCAGACTCCCCCGGGATATTTTGAGACAGATGAAAGGGCGGGTTGCGCCCCAGATCCTGAGGTCAGACCAGGCGGCCGCTGTCTTTCGCGGCGCGGACGAAATCGGCAAAGAGCGGGTGCGGCGAGAAGGGTTTCGACTTCAGCTCCGGGTGGAACTGGACTCCGATGAACCAGGGATGTCCCTTGATCTCGACGATTTCCGGGAGTTTGCCATCGGGCGACATGCCCGAGAAGGTCAGGCCGCAGGCTTCAAGCTGCTCGCGATATTGGATATCGACCTCGTAGCGGTGGCGGTGGCGTTCCTCGATCACGGTGCCGCCATAGACTTCGGCGACGCGCGAGCCTTCTTTCAGCTGTGCGGTATAGGCTCCCAGACGCATGGTGCCGCCTTTGTCATCCGAGGCCTTGCGGCGGACCTTGTGATTGCCCTGCACCCATTCTTTCAGGTGATAGACCACCGGGACGAAGCGATTCCCGCCCGCCTCATGGTCAAATTCTTCCGAGCCGGCGCCTTCGATCCCAGCAAGGTGGCGCGCGGATTCGATCACCGCCATCTGCATCCCAAGGCAGATGCCGAGATAGGGCACGCCCTTTTCGCGGGCGAATTGCGCGGCGCGGATCTTGCCTTCGGTGCCGCGTTCGCCAAATCCGCCGGGGACGAGGATGGCGTCATAGCCATCGAGCCAGGCAGCAGGATCTTCTTTCTCGAACAGGGTCGAGTCGATCCATTCGGCCCGCACCCGCACCCGGTTCGCCATGCCGCCATGGGTCAGCGCCTCGGCGATCGACTTATAGGCATCTTCGAGCTGGGTATATTTGCCGACCACCGCGACGCGGACCTCGCCCTCGGCATGGTCGAGCCGGTCCATCACATCTTCCCACCGTTCAAGATTGGGGCGCGGCGCCGGCGAGATGTCGAAGCAGTCGAGCACAGCCTGATCGAGGCCGGCGCGGTGATAGGCCAGCGGCGCCTCATAGATTGATTTCAGATCATAGGCGGGGACCACATGTTCCTGACGCACATTGCAAAAGAGCGCGATCTTTTCCCGCTCGCGGTCCGGGATCGGATGTTCCGATCGGCAGACCAGCACATCTGGCGCGAGGCCGATCGATTGCAATTCCTTGACGGAATGCTGGGTCGGTTTGGTCTTCAGCTCTCCGCTCGCCGCCAGATAGGGCAGGAGGGTGAGATGCATCAGGATGCATTCGCCGCGCGGGCGTTCATGGATGAACTGGCGGATGGCCTCGAAGAAGGGGAGGCCCTCGATATCTCCGACCGTGCCGCCGATCTCGCACAGCATAAAATCGACCTCATCCTCGCCGATGCGGAGGAAATCTTTGATCTCATTCGTTACATGCGGGATGACCTGGATCGTCTTGCCGAGGTAATCGCCGCGACGTTCCTTTTCGAGCACGTTGGAATAGATCCGCCCCGAAGAGATCGAATCCGTCATCCGCGCCGAGACGCCGGTGAAGCGCTCATAATGGCCGAGGTCGAGATCGGTCTCGGCACCGTCATCGGTCACGAAGACCTCGCCATGTTCAAAGGGCGACATCGTGCCGGGATCGACATTCAGATAGGGGTCAAGCTTGCGCAGGCGCACCGTATAGCCCCGGGCCTGCAACAGCGCGCCCAGAGCCGCAGACGCGAGACCTTTCCCGAGTGACGATACAACGCCACCGGTGATGAAGACATAACGCGCCATTGGGGACTCCCGTAGTTCTGGAAACAGGCGATTCGGACAGGTGGAATCGCATCACCACGGGAGTCGGCAAATAGCCTGATGCGCGTCAGAACGCAACCGCCTGCCGCAAGATCATGTTTGCGGCAGGCGAAACCCGTCAATGGATTGTAGATCAGTTGGCCGGTTGGGCCGGTGTGGTTTCGGGGGCCGCTTCAGGCGCCGCTTCGGCCGGAGCGGTCTCCGCAGGGGCAGGCGCGGAAGGTGCAGGCGCGGCAGGAGGAGCGGCGGGATCCGCAGCAGCAGGCGGTGCTGCCGGATCGGTGCTGCCCGAGGCCGGAGGCGGCATCATGCCCGAGATGTCCGGATTGCTGCTGTTGGTCTGCGCGGCCGGGGGCATCAGCCCGTCAACCACCGAGCCGGTGCTTGCCCCGCGCGTGGCCAGCACGGTCAGCGCCAGCGAGGTCACGATGAAAGCGCCCGCAAGGATCCAGGTCACGCGGGTAAGGGCATTGGGCTTGGCGCGCGCCTGCATATTGCCACCGCCGGACAGCAGGGCGGAGCCTTCGCTCTTCTGGACCAGCACCACTCCGATCAGCAGCAAGGCAAGGATCAGGTGGATCGTAAGGACAAAGGTTTCCATCGGGCAGAGGCTCCATCAGCGGATGCGGCTATCTATTCACAAGATCGCGCCTGCGCAAGGGCAAGGCGGTCTTGCTTGTGGCAAAGGCTTCGGGAAGCGGGGGGAGCCTGTGGTCCTGACCTCGTCAGGGCGGCAGTCGCCGGGGGGCGGCCTGATCGCGCGGCGGCCCCGGCGTATGCCGGACCTTACCCGGTGCAGGGCAGGGTCGAGGCGCGCGGCGCCCGCCCCGCGCCCGCCCCGCGCCCGCGTCGTCATATCGCGTATTGCTATCCGGAGGTCTTTGCGGGCGGTCTTTGCTGTGAAAACGCGCTGCGCGCTGTCGCTTTCAGCATGGCAGCGACCGGCGGGGCAGGATAGCCAGACACATGACCCAGGCCCTTTCCCCCTCTCGCCCGACCGGCGCCCAGGCCGCCTCGGCCGGCGCCCGCGCCACCGACCGCATCCTGCCCGGCATCATTCTGATGCTGGCCTTTTGCACGCTCGCGCCGTTGCTGGATGTCTCGTCTAAGCTTGCGGCCGAGGCGGGCGTGCCGGTCGGCTGGATCACGGCGGCGCGGTTCATCGTCCAGGGGCTGATGATGGCGCCGGTGATCCTCTTGATGGGGATCTCGCCTGCGCTGAACCTGCGTGCGCTTGGCCTTGTGTTCCTGCGCGCTTTCCTCCTGGTCTTTTCGACCTTTTCCTTTGTCTCGGGGCTGACGGTGATGCCGATTGCCGATGCCCTTGCCGTCGCTTTTCTTGAACCCTTTATCCTGCTGCTCCTCGGCAGCTGGATCTTTGGCGACGAGGTCGGGCCGCGCCGGATCGCCGCCTGTATCGTCGGCTTTGCGGGGTCGCTTCTGATCATCCAGCCCTCGATCACCGTTTTCGGGCTGATGGCGCTCTGGCCGCTCGGGACGGCCTTTGGTTTCGCGCTCTATATGCTGGTCACGCGCGGCATGTCGTCTTTCATGCATCCGGTTGCGATGCAGTTCCACACCAGCTGGGCGGGGGTGGTGCTCTGCCTGCCGGTTCTCGCGGTGCTGTGGAACGGCCCCCTGCCACAATTCGCCTTTGTCATGCCCGAGGGGATTACATGGCTCTGGCTGATCGGTGTCGGCTTCTGGGCCTGCATCAGCCATATGTGCATGACCATGGCGCTGAGCTTTGCGCCCTCGGCCACGCTTGGGCCGCTGCATTACTTCGAGATCGTGATCGCGGTGATTCTGGGCTACCTCGTTTTCCACGATCTGCCAAATGCGCTGAGTTTCGCAGGCATCGCCATCATCATCGCCTCGGGCCTCTATCTTGTGCATCGTGAGCGGGTGGCGATCCGCGAGCGGGTGCGTCAGACCGCCGCCGCCGGATAAAGCGCCCGGATCACCTTACGCAGACGACGGCGCGGCAGGATCGCCACCATGCCCGGCTGATCCAGCCTGAGCACCACATCCGCAACTGAGGCACGGTTCGAGGTGGCGATAAAGCCGTCGGGCTGAAAGACATGGCCATCCAGCGGCCATTCCAGCCCCTCGCTTCTGCCCGTCACACGCGCGAAGGGGAACAGGGACACCCGGTCTCCGGCCTTCAGCCGCAGCCGTGTCTCGCCCGGGGGCAGCGCAAAGGCCACATCCTGCGGGCCAAGCACCAGGCAGGGGCGCTCGGGATGGCGCACGAGGCTGTTGAGGACGGCAAGCCCGTGATCCATCCTCGCCCCGGTAAAGCCCAGCCCGAGGATGAAAGGCGCCGCAATCCGCCGCAGCGCCTTGTCGAAATCGGTGCTGTCCTGTTCCGCAATCCGGTGCAGCCGGTCGGACGGGATCTGCGCCAGTGCTGCGGGCGAGATCGAATCAAGGTCGCCGATCACCGCCTCGGGGGCGATCCCTGCCGCAATCAGCCGGTCGGCGCCGCCATCTGCCGCAATTGCGACCGGCGCCAGCCGCAGCGCCAGTGCGAGGTCGCGCGCCGGCACCGGGCCGCCGCCCACCAGCGTAATCCCAGCGGAGAAGTGAAGGTTCGGGCATTGATCAAGAGGCAAT
It encodes:
- a CDS encoding CTP synthase, with the protein product MARYVFITGGVVSSLGKGLASAALGALLQARGYTVRLRKLDPYLNVDPGTMSPFEHGEVFVTDDGAETDLDLGHYERFTGVSARMTDSISSGRIYSNVLEKERRGDYLGKTIQVIPHVTNEIKDFLRIGEDEVDFMLCEIGGTVGDIEGLPFFEAIRQFIHERPRGECILMHLTLLPYLAASGELKTKPTQHSVKELQSIGLAPDVLVCRSEHPIPDREREKIALFCNVRQEHVVPAYDLKSIYEAPLAYHRAGLDQAVLDCFDISPAPRPNLERWEDVMDRLDHAEGEVRVAVVGKYTQLEDAYKSIAEALTHGGMANRVRVRAEWIDSTLFEKEDPAAWLDGYDAILVPGGFGERGTEGKIRAAQFAREKGVPYLGICLGMQMAVIESARHLAGIEGAGSEEFDHEAGGNRFVPVVYHLKEWVQGNHKVRRKASDDKGGTMRLGAYTAQLKEGSRVAEVYGGTVIEERHRHRYEVDIQYREQLEACGLTFSGMSPDGKLPEIVEIKGHPWFIGVQFHPELKSKPFSPHPLFADFVRAAKDSGRLV
- the secG gene encoding preprotein translocase subunit SecG, with the protein product METFVLTIHLILALLLIGVVLVQKSEGSALLSGGGNMQARAKPNALTRVTWILAGAFIVTSLALTVLATRGASTGSVVDGLMPPAAQTNSSNPDISGMMPPPASGSTDPAAPPAAADPAAPPAAPAPSAPAPAETAPAEAAPEAAPETTPAQPAN
- a CDS encoding DMT family transporter, whose protein sequence is MTQALSPSRPTGAQAASAGARATDRILPGIILMLAFCTLAPLLDVSSKLAAEAGVPVGWITAARFIVQGLMMAPVILLMGISPALNLRALGLVFLRAFLLVFSTFSFVSGLTVMPIADALAVAFLEPFILLLLGSWIFGDEVGPRRIAACIVGFAGSLLIIQPSITVFGLMALWPLGTAFGFALYMLVTRGMSSFMHPVAMQFHTSWAGVVLCLPVLAVLWNGPLPQFAFVMPEGITWLWLIGVGFWACISHMCMTMALSFAPSATLGPLHYFEIVIAVILGYLVFHDLPNALSFAGIAIIIASGLYLVHRERVAIRERVRQTAAAG
- a CDS encoding thiamine diphosphokinase, translated to MKLPLDQCPNLHFSAGITLVGGGPVPARDLALALRLAPVAIAADGGADRLIAAGIAPEAVIGDLDSISPAALAQIPSDRLHRIAEQDSTDFDKALRRIAAPFILGLGFTGARMDHGLAVLNSLVRHPERPCLVLGPQDVAFALPPGETRLRLKAGDRVSLFPFARVTGRSEGLEWPLDGHVFQPDGFIATSNRASVADVVLRLDQPGMVAILPRRRLRKVIRALYPAAAV